AAGGATGAGGCCATTTTTCACCCGAAGCGAACAACGCACTATCAATATCATTTTCATCTCGATTAGGATCTATATAGGTACGAGGAAAATTGGCCTCTAAGAGCGATGCCCCAAACTGGGGCAAAGCTTGCCATAACTCATCCACGTAGGTGTCCTCTCCCTGCCGCAATAAGGGCATCGCTAGGGCCACATTAAAATCTGCTGGATAAATAATGCCACTGTGTGGCGAATCACACAGTAAAGGCAAGGTAGAGCTCAAAGGTTCATGTAAAACAAATGGTTTAAAGTCAGTGCTAACCGGCATGGTACACCCCTATAAATGAGTTTTATTATCAATTAAATGACAAGCACTACGATGTTCAATATTCATGTTTGTATCCACTACCTGCAATACCGGTTGCTCTAGGCGGCATCGATCAAAGGCATGTACACAACGTGGATGAAAAGCACAACCTGAAGGTGGGTCTAAAGGCGAAGGCAGCTCGCCTTGAATAGGTATAAAGTCTCGTTTTTCTGCCTGCAACTGAGGCAGTTCCTTTAGTAATGCCTGAGTATATGGGTGCTGAGCATGCGAAAAAATGGTTTCTACATCCGCTATTTCGACCACACGTCCTAAATACATAATAGCCACTCGATCAGCGATATGGCTCACCACACCTAGGTTATGGCTAATAAATAAATAGCTCAGCGTAAACTCCGACTGCAACGCCTTAAATAAATTCAGCACCTGAGCTTGTATAGAAACATCTAAAGCCGCTACGGCCTCATCACACACAATCACAGAGGGATTTAAGGCCAAGGCTCGCGCTATGCCTATACGTTGTCGCTGCCCACCAGAGAACTGATGCGGGTAGCGAAAACGAGTGCTTGGATCTAAGCCTACTTTTTGCATTAACCCAATGACAAAATCCTCTAGGTCTGCCTGACGAATCAACCCATGCACCACCGCAGCCTCGCCAATGCTGTCCAACACCCTCATGCGTGGATTTAAGGATGAAAAAGGATCTTGAAAAATCATTTGCACCCGCAGCTCGTACTCTTTGCGCGCACGAGCCGACAGCTCTGTAATAAGCTGTCCATTATAGAAAATCTGACCGTGACTTGGATTCAGTATCCCCGCCACCATACGTCCCAATGTCGATTTACCACAGCCTGATTCACCCACAATCCCAAGCGTTTCACCTGTACGTAATTGCAAATCCACCTGACTTACTGCATGCACACTCGCCAAGGGCTTTTGACCACTTAGACGGCGTATGAAACGAGAAAACACATCTTCGTCGGGAGAAAAATCGCGCCCCAGTTGTTTAAGTTCAATCACATTATCCATACGTCACCTGTTGAGCATGCCAGCAACGATGCGAGTGCCACGGGCTGAGTTGAACTTGCTTTGGGTCACTATTGCATTGCTCTGTGGCTCGTTGACACCGCATCCTAAATGCACAGCCTTGCCCTAAATTCAGCACAGAAGGCGTACTGCCTTGAATCTGGTATAGGGGCTGCCCCCGTGTTGCCGCAGAGGGGATAGAGGCCATTAGCCCTTGGGTATAAGGGTGTACAGCATGATGAATGATATCCTCAGCTGTGCCTGTCTCTACTATGCGCCCCGCATACATCACTGCCAAGCGGTCAGCCAGCCCCGAGACAACCGCCAAATCATGAGTAATCCAAATCAGCGCTGTACCTAGCTCAGCACACAGCTTTTGTATTTCATACAGAATTTGTCCTTGAATGGTGACGTCTAAAGCTGTGGTAGGTTCATCAGCGATGATGAGCTTGGGCTCATTCAATAGCGCGATCGCTATTGCAACCCGTTGTCGCATTCCCCCAGAAAGCTGATGCGGATAAGCGATCAACCGATCCTCTGCCGCAGGAATCCCCACCTTTTTCAGCACAGCTAGACTGCGCTCTCGGGCCGCAGTTTTAGAGACTGTGTGATGGGCGCGAATTGCCTCTATCATTTGTGTATCTATACGCAACGTCGGATTGAGGGTCATCATCGGATCTTGAAAAATCATAGCCAGCTGATTACCCCGTAACTGCCTATAGCTTTCTTGATCCAAAGACAACAAATCCACGCCATCAAATAACATACGATCTGCCGTAATTTTGCCAGGATGATCTATCAACCCCATAATAGAAAATCCTGTGATACTTTTTCCAGAGCCCGATTCGCCAACCAAGCCCAGTATCTCTCCGGCCTGCAACTGCAGTGATACACGATTGACGGCCTTAACAACCCCAGCTCGGGTATAAAACCAGGTCTGCAAGCCTTGTATATCTAATAATGAATGCGTTGTCATGGTTTCAGTCGCCTTTTAGATGTCATTCCGTGGATTCAAAATATCCCGTAGATGATCCCCGACCAAATTGATGGCAATCACTAAAATCGCTAACGCCATCCCGGGGAAAAATGAAATCCAGTAATAGCCAGATAATAAAAACTCAAAGCCATTGGAAATCAACATACCTAATGAAGGCTCTGTGACCGGCACGCCCACCCCTAAAAAGGACAGCGTAGCCTCTAGGGCAACCGCATGGGCTAAATCAATGGTCGCAATCACCATTAACGGCGGAATACAGTTAGGAAAAACGTGACGCCATAAAATACGCGTCCAAGGTAATGCCATACAGCGCGCAGCCTCTATGTATTCCTTATTACGCTCTACGATAGCTGCCCCACGAGCTGCGCGAGCAAAATAGGCCCACTGCACTACAATCAATGCAATGATAACTTTATCAACCCCCTTTCCTAAAATAGCTAATAAAATCAAAGCGACTAAAATCGCTGGAAAAGAAAGCTGCATATCGACTAAGCGCATTAACACGGCATCGACCCGTCCACCAAAATACGCGGACAATAACCCTGCAGCGGAGCCAATCAGAAAAGCAGCTGCTACTGAAATAAAGCCCACCATCATACTGATCCGCATACCATATAAAATCGCAGATAATACATCTCTGGCTTGACCATCCGTGCCAAGCCAATAGGTCATTGTCCCGTCACCGCTGGGGCTTCCGGGCGGCAACTTCGTATCAAAAATATCCAATGTAGCGATATCAAATGGATTTTGTGGGGCAATCCAGGGCGCAAGCAGAGCAAGTAAAATAGTCAGTACCAATACCAGCAACGCCATCACCGCTAAAGGACTAGAGCGATATTGCTGCCAAAACTGTATCCAACGACTTTCGGTTTTAGGCTGTGAAGGCTGAACCTGCGTCATGAGTTCTGTCATTTAGCACCCCCTAATCGCACGCGTGGATCTAAAACGGTATACAAAAGATCGACCACTAGGTTCAATAGCGCCAGCAGCAAGACCGTCAACATTAAATAGGCCACCACCACGGGCCGGTCTAAGGTAACGATAGAATCTATCAATAATTTACCCATACCTGGCCAAGAAAAAACGGTTTCGGTTACCACAGCAAAAGCAATAATTTGACCGTACTCTAGGCCCCCTATCGTAATAATAGGAATAAGAATGTTTTTTAATAGATGTACCCCTAAGACGCGTTTTTCTTTTAAGCCCTTAGCTCGGGCAAATTTGATGTAATCCTGAGGCAAGCATTCTCGGGTGGCGGCACGCGTGACACGAATAATCAATGCACATTTGGCTACAGCTATTGTGGTGGCGGGTAATAACACATGCTTTAAACCCGCCCACGTAAATACACTCAGCTCTATAGGCCCAAAACTCTGAGTCGGTCCGCGCCCCCCAGCTGGTAGCCAACCTAGCATCACCGCAAACACCATAATTAGCATTAAGCCCACCCAAAAATTAGGTAGCGAAAAGCCCAGAATGGAGCTGGCCATAACACTACGAGCCCCCAATCCATTCGGGTAAAGCCCCGCGTAGATTCCCAAAGGCACACCCAAAAGCAGTGATAAGAGCATGGCTAGAGTCGCGATCTCTAGGGTGGCAGGCATACGTTCTAAAATTAAACGCATTGCTGACTCACCATTTAAAAAACTGGTACCAAAATCTAAGTGAATCGCCTGACTAAGAAAAATAATATATTGGCGCCATAGCGGTTGATCTAATCCTAAGTGCTGTCGGATGGCAGCACGTTCTAGTTCAGAGGCCTCTGGACTGGCCAGCATAGAAATCGGATCACCCACTAAATACAAACCACTAAAAACCAGTGCTGACATAAGCAACACAGCAATAGCCGTTTGAAAAAGGCGCCGTAAAATGGTTGAGGTCATTTACGGCACCTTGGGGTTATTTAGCTAAGTACATGTCTTGAGCTAAGGTGAATTGATCTGCTCGGCCATCATAACGAATCTCTTTTTTCATGGCCCAGACGGAAAGCTCAAACTGCAAAGGCAAAATACCGTAATCCTCAATCACCATCTCTGAGGCAGTACCAAGTATTTGTGCTCGCTCGGAGTCATCTAGCGTTTTAGAAGCACTAAGAATGAGTTCGTCCAGTTTAGGATTGTGATATTTGCTCCAGTTAGTCGTACCGAAACCTTGAGCTGGGTCTTTACTCATGACTAATGCCTTTAACGGGTTAATCATTTCTCCGGAGCTAACGGCCCACCCCGCCAAATACGAACTAAACGCATATTGATCGCGCTGTTTAAAAAATACCGCTGGCGCAGAGGTTTCTACCTCTGTTTTTACACCAATCCGAGCCCACATCGCTGCCACCGTTTGGGCTATACGTTGGTCATTGGTATAACGCCCAGCCGGAGAACCTAAGCTAAGCGTAAAGCCCGTTGGATAACCTGCATCAGCCAGTAGCTGTTTTGCTTTAGCTACATCCGGCTTAGGTGCCTGAGCTAATTTCTCTGAGGTGCCAAAACCAGGGAAAGCCAGCAAATTACCAGCAGCCTGTGCCGCACCACCCATAATTCGATCCACAATGGCTTGACGATCAATGGCTAACGATAAGGCTTCTCGTACACGTATATCAGCTAATGGATTTTTACCGTCTGTACCTGACATGCCAGGTGGCACCTCATCACCTTGATTCAGCGCCACATAAATAACTCGTAACGAGGGGGTTTCTTGTACATATAAATTAGGGTCTTTTTTTAGACGATCTAAGTCATCGGTAGGTGGGTCCTCAATCAGATCCACATCACCCGCTAGTAGGGCTGCAACCCGAGCAGCAGGATTCGATATGGGTCGATAAATGACCTTTTCCCATTCTGGTTTATCACCCCAATAATCGTCATTACGCTGGAAAACAATCTCTGCACCTCTTTTCCAGGACACAAATTTGTAAGGCCCTGTGCCAATTAAGCCATCACCGCTATTTAGCTGCGTAGTGGTTTTACCCTCGGGAGCATCTCCGGCGGCGGCCTTATGCGACATAATAGGCACCATCGACAAATTAGGTAACAGCACAGGAGATGGGCCTTTGGTTGTGATCTTTACTGTGTGCGCATCCACTGCTTCTACCGTATCAATGGTGCTTAAATACAAAGCATAGGACGACGGGCTATTCGGTACCTTATGTGCGCGCTCATAAGTAAAAACGACGTCCTCTGCGGTAAACGGCGAACCATCCGTAAAGCTCACGTCTTTACGTAAATGAAAGAGCCAAGTATTACCCTCTACACTCCAAGACTCAGCTAAAGACGCGACGGGTTTTGCTTGGCTGTCTGTACGCACCAATGGATCAAATAAAGTTTCAGATAATTGAGTATTTGGTGTTAATGAATGGTATTGCGGGTCCATCGCTGTAGGCTCTGCCCGCAAAGCGATAATTAAATCTCGGGCGTGTACCAGGCCAGCACTGCTTAATAAGCTGGCGGCTAATGTAGTAAGCAGTAGTTTTTGCTTTATTGCTTTCATTCTTGTCTCCTGTTTGGATAAGTACCAACGCAAGCTAAGTCTGTAGACTCTACTAACTCTTACTCAGTGTAGACGGCTATATCAAAATCAAAGATACGTGTTTTCCCCATAAAAAAGCTCCTTGGCTTAAGACCAAGGAGCTTTTTCAGCACGAACGAAATACCAAATGCCTGTTAGAGCATGTCGCGCCCTTCTCGTTTAGCTGCGCGCAAATCACGGACTAACGAAACCAGCAATAACAACAGAATTCCGGATGAAATCACTGGCCAAACCAAAATATAAAACACTAAGGTATTGATACTCATGGGGATCTCCTATTATTTATTGATTTGAGCTTGATTTAACATGGCGTCTTCTTCGGCGTGGAAAGAGGTAACTCGCTTTGCCAATACAGAGAAGTCAAAACGCTCTTTACTATTCCAGCTCATGGCAATACATACTGCCGCACTCACACCATAAGAGGTTAACGAGCCTAACAATACCGTGTAATCACGTAAGAACCCGATGAAATATGGCATGAAACCAAAGGCTGCCAATACCCCTACAGCAATCGCCATCTGACGTGGGAAGAAAGCAAATGTCATCAATCCCAATACCACCCCAGCACCTGCAGAGGCCGCGATCTCAAAGAAAATGCCGATCACACCATCTAATGGCAACAGTTCGAAACGAACGAGCGTAAATAAAGTGACAGCAGCAATCACAGAGGTCGTAAAAGCGCGGTTTGTGACCTTTTCCCAGTAAAAACTAACGATCACAGGGAATACAATAGCTCCCCATAGCGCACCCACAAAAACGAGCATCACTAAAATATCTAATCGTAA
This Paenalcaligenes faecalis DNA region includes the following protein-coding sequences:
- a CDS encoding ABC transporter ATP-binding protein, yielding MTTHSLLDIQGLQTWFYTRAGVVKAVNRVSLQLQAGEILGLVGESGSGKSITGFSIMGLIDHPGKITADRMLFDGVDLLSLDQESYRQLRGNQLAMIFQDPMMTLNPTLRIDTQMIEAIRAHHTVSKTAARERSLAVLKKVGIPAAEDRLIAYPHQLSGGMRQRVAIAIALLNEPKLIIADEPTTALDVTIQGQILYEIQKLCAELGTALIWITHDLAVVSGLADRLAVMYAGRIVETGTAEDIIHHAVHPYTQGLMASIPSAATRGQPLYQIQGSTPSVLNLGQGCAFRMRCQRATEQCNSDPKQVQLSPWHSHRCWHAQQVTYG
- a CDS encoding ABC transporter permease, with protein sequence MTELMTQVQPSQPKTESRWIQFWQQYRSSPLAVMALLVLVLTILLALLAPWIAPQNPFDIATLDIFDTKLPPGSPSGDGTMTYWLGTDGQARDVLSAILYGMRISMMVGFISVAAAFLIGSAAGLLSAYFGGRVDAVLMRLVDMQLSFPAILVALILLAILGKGVDKVIIALIVVQWAYFARAARGAAIVERNKEYIEAARCMALPWTRILWRHVFPNCIPPLMVIATIDLAHAVALEATLSFLGVGVPVTEPSLGMLISNGFEFLLSGYYWISFFPGMALAILVIAINLVGDHLRDILNPRNDI
- a CDS encoding putative transporter small subunit, which produces MSINTLVFYILVWPVISSGILLLLLVSLVRDLRAAKREGRDML
- a CDS encoding ABC transporter permease gives rise to the protein MTSTILRRLFQTAIAVLLMSALVFSGLYLVGDPISMLASPEASELERAAIRQHLGLDQPLWRQYIIFLSQAIHLDFGTSFLNGESAMRLILERMPATLEIATLAMLLSLLLGVPLGIYAGLYPNGLGARSVMASSILGFSLPNFWVGLMLIMVFAVMLGWLPAGGRGPTQSFGPIELSVFTWAGLKHVLLPATTIAVAKCALIIRVTRAATRECLPQDYIKFARAKGLKEKRVLGVHLLKNILIPIITIGGLEYGQIIAFAVVTETVFSWPGMGKLLIDSIVTLDRPVVVAYLMLTVLLLALLNLVVDLLYTVLDPRVRLGGAK
- a CDS encoding ABC transporter substrate-binding protein; protein product: MKAIKQKLLLTTLAASLLSSAGLVHARDLIIALRAEPTAMDPQYHSLTPNTQLSETLFDPLVRTDSQAKPVASLAESWSVEGNTWLFHLRKDVSFTDGSPFTAEDVVFTYERAHKVPNSPSSYALYLSTIDTVEAVDAHTVKITTKGPSPVLLPNLSMVPIMSHKAAAGDAPEGKTTTQLNSGDGLIGTGPYKFVSWKRGAEIVFQRNDDYWGDKPEWEKVIYRPISNPAARVAALLAGDVDLIEDPPTDDLDRLKKDPNLYVQETPSLRVIYVALNQGDEVPPGMSGTDGKNPLADIRVREALSLAIDRQAIVDRIMGGAAQAAGNLLAFPGFGTSEKLAQAPKPDVAKAKQLLADAGYPTGFTLSLGSPAGRYTNDQRIAQTVAAMWARIGVKTEVETSAPAVFFKQRDQYAFSSYLAGWAVSSGEMINPLKALVMSKDPAQGFGTTNWSKYHNPKLDELILSASKTLDDSERAQILGTASEMVIEDYGILPLQFELSVWAMKKEIRYDGRADQFTLAQDMYLAK
- a CDS encoding ABC transporter ATP-binding protein, coding for MDNVIELKQLGRDFSPDEDVFSRFIRRLSGQKPLASVHAVSQVDLQLRTGETLGIVGESGCGKSTLGRMVAGILNPSHGQIFYNGQLITELSARARKEYELRVQMIFQDPFSSLNPRMRVLDSIGEAAVVHGLIRQADLEDFVIGLMQKVGLDPSTRFRYPHQFSGGQRQRIGIARALALNPSVIVCDEAVAALDVSIQAQVLNLFKALQSEFTLSYLFISHNLGVVSHIADRVAIMYLGRVVEIADVETIFSHAQHPYTQALLKELPQLQAEKRDFIPIQGELPSPLDPPSGCAFHPRCVHAFDRCRLEQPVLQVVDTNMNIEHRSACHLIDNKTHL